The Lycium barbarum isolate Lr01 chromosome 9, ASM1917538v2, whole genome shotgun sequence genome has a segment encoding these proteins:
- the LOC132610168 gene encoding probable indole-3-pyruvate monooxygenase YUCCA8, producing the protein MFSFSDNDFFARRCVWVNGPVIVGAGPSGLAVGACLKEQGVPCVILEKADCIASLWQKKTYDRLKLHLPKQFCQLPKFPFPEHYPEYPTKSQFIEYLENYAKHFEIKPQFNECVQSAKYDEACKLWRVKTVSANDSEVEYICQWLVVATGENAERVVPEIDGLKEFGGEVIHACEYKSGEKFKGKKVLVVGCGNSGMEVSLDLSNHDAQPSIVCRSSVHVLPREIFGKSTFQLAMLLMAWLPLWLVDKILLILTWFILGNIETYGLKRPSVGPLTLKNTQGKTPVLDIGALEKIRSGKVKVVPGIKKFNCGTVELVNGEKLEVDSVVLATGYCSNVPYWLQESEFFSKNGYPKAQFPNNWKGKSGLYAVGFTKRGLAGASVDAIRIATDIGKVHKEDLKQKKQKVPTHRRCISTF; encoded by the exons ATGTTTAGTTTCTCAGATAACGATTTCTTTGCTCGTCGATGTGTTTGGGTAAATGGCCCTGTTATTGTAGGTGCAGGTCCATCAGGACTAGCTGTGGGTGCTTGTTTGAAAGAACAAGGTGTCCCTTGTGTAATCTTGGAAAAAGCTGATTGTATTGCATCATTATGGCAAAAGAAAACTTATGATCGTTTGAAACTTCACCTTCCTAAACAATTCTGTCAATTACCCAAATTTCCATTTCCAGAACACTACCCTGAGTACCCTACAAAAAGTCAATTCATTGAATACCTTGAAAATTATGCCAAACACTTTGAAATTAAACCACAGTTTAACGAATGTGTTCAATCTGCTAAGTACGACGAAGCTTGTAAGTTGTGGAGGGTTAAAACTGTTTCAGCAAATGACTCTGAAGTTGAGTACATTTGCCAGTGGCTTGTTGTCGCTACTGGTGAAAATGCTGAAAGAGTTGTGCCTGAAATTGATGGCCTTAAAGAATTTGGTGGTGAAGTTATTCATGCTTGTGAATACAAGTCTGGTGAGAAATTTAAAGGAAAGAAAGTTCTTGTTGTTGGTTGTGGAAATTCTGGCATGGAAGTTTCACTTGATCTTAGTAACCATGATGCTCAACCATCTATAGTCTGTCGTAGCTCG GTTCATGTTTTGCCAAGAGAAATTTTTGGGAAATCAACTTTTCAGCTGGCTATGTTATTGATGGCATGGTTACCACTTTGGCTAGTTGACAAGATTTTACTTATTTTGACATGGTTTATTCTTGGAAACATTGAGACATATGGACTAAAAAGGCCATCAGTTGGGCCATTAACACTTAAAAACACACAAGGAAAAACCCCTGTTCTTGACATTGGTGCCTTGGAAAAAATCAGATCAGGAAAAGTTAAGGTTGTCCCTGGAATCAAGAAGTTTAATTGTGGCACTGTTGAACTTGTCAATGGTGAAAAACTTGAAGTTGATTCAGTTGTTCTTGCCACGGGCTATTGCAGCAATGTTCCTTACTGGCTACAG GAAAGTGAATTTTTCTCCAAAAATGGGTACCCAAAGGCACAATTCCCTAACAACTGGAAGGGAAAATCTGGGCTATATGCAGTTGGATTTACAAAGAGAGGGCTGGCTGGTGCTTCTGTTGATGCAATTAGAATTGCAACAGATATTGGCAAAGTACACAAAGAAGATCTGAAGCAAAAGAAGCAAAAAGTACCAACACATAGACGTTGCATCTCAACCTTTTAA
- the LOC132611780 gene encoding uncharacterized protein LOC132611780 — protein sequence MKELGIAMEDLSASRLMIQGFNQGGQRAIGAVKVDLTIGELQSSTWLHVIDAKTSYNILHGRPRVHENKVIPSTYHQCLKYHEDGVEKKIMADDNPFTEAEAHFADAKFYLKKCAAKVDEVAIIDNSEFMNKNAKVVACKEKAAVKEDQRSFDVSKLPNTNGVSSSKKVTSILRYVPKAKRDEGNMLGGLTLPIKQIDTIMSSTKLLGRFVASSSPQNEELPTKRTGEGFDPNAYKLLAKAGYNPSEPSKLGNLPMELAARQKHEGLGYKQPSPIRISIRRASNNYNTAEEKPLASNKKPSIFDRLGKSTARVSVFERLGPMKNGIKIRRNHKRMKSSVFPKSQNISKDFRSLIPSRMRRQTDLVVSCGEVLKAKSHVVVYTKERDEDEESVVSSYHVTVQDERDTLYPIRVDEELEDFSWCYHISVDGGEPQKDEDAKDAPLEFEEGVKTTVDALKEVNLGTDEDPRPTYVNSLLAVDEESAYVELLKEYKDVFAWSYKDMPGLDPKVAVHHLAVKNGTRPIKQAQRRFRPELVPLIENEVNKLIEAGFIREVKFPTWISSIVPVRKKNGQIRVCVDFRDLNNACPKDEFPLPIAELMIDATTGYEAMSVMDGSSGYNQIRMSPKDKELTAFRTPKGIYCYKVMSFGLKNAGATYQRAMQNIFDNMLHKNVECYVDDLVCAFGVTSGKFLGFVVRHRGIEIDQAKVDLIVKMAEPRNIHELKSVQGKLAYLRRFISNLAGKCQPFSRLMKKGVPFEWDQACANAFESIKTYLTKPPVLAAPVPGKPLILYISAQESSVGALLAQENSEGKENALYYLSRMMTPNELKYSPIEKLCLALVFSIQKMKHYFQAHAVRLISKANPIKFVMSKPVLSDRLARWYLQFQQFEIVYVPQKAVKGQALADFLADHPIPDDWELTDELPDEDAMVIEIQRPWKMYFDGAAHREGAGAGVIFVTSQGEVLPYSFTLTQCCSNNVAEYQALILGLEMAVDMKQLQLQVFGDSELVINQLLGTYEVKKPELRPYHHYAQKLIGWLGNVTLQHVPRKENKKVDALATLASTLTLPDQAQITICQKWIVPPEDDENEESKLELLVAVTKAEKVDWRQTMIDYLCYSILPEDPKRKTEICRRAPRFLYYKDTLYRRSFEGVLLRCLGEEEATQAMQEAHSGVCGSHQSGPKLHFHIKRMGYYWPTMVKDCLDYARSCKACQFHANFIHQPLEVLHPTVSSWPFDAWGLDVVGPLPKSFGGHLYILAATDYFSKWAEAVALKEVKKENVANFIRQRNSSMYYAVANGLAEAFNKTLCNLLKKVVSKSKRDWHDRMKETLWAYRTTYRTPTQTTPYSLIYGAEAVLPLERQIPSLRLAIQEGLTEEENARLRLEELEALDEKRLEAQQSLECYQARLSRAFNKKVRLRSFQVGDQVLAVRRPIIISHKSGSKFTSKWDGPYVVQEAYTSGAYKLIDADGLRIGPINGKFLKMYYP from the exons ATGAAGGAGCTTGGAATCGCAATGGAGGATCTTTCCGCAAGTCGTTTGATGATCCAAGGATTCAACCAAGGGGGACAAAGAGCCATAGGAGCTGTCAAAGTAGACCTCACCATCGGCGAGCTGCAATCTAGCACATGGTTGCATGTGATCGATGCAAAGACTTCATATAACATCTTACACGGTAGGCCTAGGGTACATGAGAACAAGGTGATCCCTTCTACCTACCACCAGTGTTTGAAGTATCATGAAGATGGAGTTGAAAAGAAGATTATGGCCGATGATAATCCCTTCACTGAAGCTGAAGCGCACTTCGCCGATGCCAAGTTCTACTTAAAGAAATGTGCTGCAAAAGTTGATGAAGTTGCGATAATCGATAATTCTGAGTTTATGAACAAAAATGCAAAGGTGGTTGCTTGTAAGGAGAAGGCGGCAGTTAAGGAAGATCAAAGGTCCTTCGATGTCAGTAAGTTGCCCAACACAAATGGCGTTTCTTCGAGTAAGAAAGTGACTTCTATTCTTCGTTATGTTCCAAAGGCCAAAAGGGACGAGGGAAACATGTTGGGAGGTCTAACCCTTCCTATCAAGCAGATTGACACAATAATGTCATCCACAAAATTACTTGGAAGATTTGTGGCTAGCAGCTCGCCACAAAATGAAGAACTCCCTACGAAGCGTACAGGTGAAGGTTTCGATCCAAATGCTTACAAACTACTCGCAAAGGCTGGATACAATCCTAGCGAACCATCAAAATTGGGGAACCTTCCGATGGAACTTGCGGCGAGGCAAAAACATGAAGGTTTGGGGTATAAACAACCCTCACCAATTCGCATCTCCATAAGAAGGGCAAGTAACAACTACAACACTGCAGAAGAGAAACCTCTTGCTTCTAACAAAAAGCCGTCTATCTTTGACCGACTGGGAAAGTCGACCGCGAGAGTTTCTGTATTTGAGAGGTTAGGACCAATGAAGAATGGAATCAAGATTCGGAGAAACCACAAGCGTATGAAATCATCAGTTTTTCCCAAATCTCAAAACATCTCCAAAGACTTCCGAAGTCTGATCCCTTCTAGGATGAGGCGGCAAACGGATCTTGTGGTCTCATGTGGAGAAGTGCTAAAAGCAAAGTCGCATGTTGTGGTCTACACCAAGGAGcgggatgaagatgaagaaagtgTTGTCTCTTCATATCACGTTACTGTACAAGATGAAAGGGATACTTTATATCCAATAAGGGTTGATGAAGAATTGGAGGATTTTTCTTGGTGTTATCATATATCTGTCGATGGTGGCGAACCTCAAAAAGATGAAGACGCTAAGGATGCTCCGCTCGAATTTGAAGAAGGGGTAAAAACGACAGTCGATGCATTGAAAGAAGTCAACCTTGGCACTGATGAAGATCCAAGACCCACTTATGTAAATTCTTTACTTGCAGTCGATGAAGAGAGTGCTTATGTTGAATTACTTAAAGAGTATAAGGATGTATTTGCCTGGAGTTACAAAGATATGCCTGGCTTAGACCCTAAAGTTGCGGTCCATCATCTCGCTGTCAAGAATGGCACACGTCCTATCAAACAAGCACAGCGACGTTTCAGGCCCGAATTGGTTCCCTTGATCGAAAATGAAGTTAACAAGCTTATTGAGGCTGGTTTCATTCGCGAAGTTAAGTTCCCCACATGGATTTCGAGCATTGTCCCTGTGAGAAAGAAGAATGGACAAATTCGGGTATGTGTTGACTTTAGGGATCTAAACAATGCATGCCCTAAGGATGAATTTCCACTTCCCATTGCTGAGCTTATGATTGATGCCACTACTGGATACGAGGCGATGTCCGTCATGGACGGCTCATCTGGTTATAACCAGATCCGTATGTCACCTAAGGATAAAGAGCTTACCGCATTCCGCACTCCTAAAGGTATTTATTGCTACAAAGTAATGTCTTTTGGATTGAAGAATGCTGGAGCAACATACCAAAGAGCTATGCAAAATATCTTCGACAACATGCTTCACAAAAACGTCGAATGTTATGTTGACGATctggtg TGTGCATTTGGGGTTACCTCCGGAAAATTCCTTGGCTTTGTCGTTCGACATCGGgggatagaaattgatcaagccaaagtaGATTTAATCGTGAAGATGGCCGAGCCAAGAAACATCCATGAGTTGAAAAGTGTGCAAGGGAAGTTGGCGTATCTTAGGAGATTCATCTCAAATCTAGCAGGGAAGTGTCAACCGttcagtcgtctcatgaagaaaGGTGTTCCTTTCGAATGGGACCAAGCTTGTGCCAACGCCTTTGAGAGCATCAAAACTTATTTGACCAAACCTCCAGTTCTAGCGGCTCCTGTGCCTGGAAAGCCATTGATACTATACATATCGGCACAAGAAAGTTCAGTTGGAGCACTCTTAGCCCAAGAGAATAGCGAAGGGAAAGAAAATGCCCTTTACTACTTGAGTAGGATGATGACGCCAAATGAGTTGAAGTATTCGCCGATTGAAAAGTTGTGTCTGGCCTTAGTCTTCTCGATTCAGAAGATGAAACACTACTTTCAAGCCCATGCAGTTCGTCTTATTTCCAAAGCAAACCCCATCAAATTTGTGATGTCGAAACCTGTCCTTAGCGACCGACTAGCAAGGTGGTATCtccaatttcaacaatttgagattGTGTACGTTCCTCAAAAAGCTGTGAAAGGGCAAGCATTGGCAGATTTTCTAGCAGACCATCCGATACCCGATGACTGGGAATTAACTGATGAACTACCCGATGAGGATGCAATGGTCATTGAGATTCAACGACCTTGGAAGATGTATTTTGATGGTGCTGCACATCGCGAAGGAGCTGGCGCTGGTGTGATATTTGTCACTTCTCAAGGGGAGGTCTTACCGTATTCCTTCACTTTAACACAATGTTGCTCTAACAATGTTGCAGAATATCAGGCACTCATACTTGGGCTTGAAATGGCTGTTGATATGAAGCAGTTACAATTACAAGTCTTTGGAGATTCTGAATTGGTAATCAATCAATTGTTGGGTACCTACGAGGTCAAAAAGCCAGAATTGCGTCCCTATCATCACTATGCACAAAAATTAATTGGGTGGCTCGGCAACGTAACTCTCCAACACGtgccaagaaaggaaaataagaaagttgATGCTTTGGCTACTTTGGCTTCAACATTGACTTTGCCTGACCAAGCGCAAATCACTATCTGCCAGAAATGGATAGTACCGCCGGAGGACGATGAGAATGAAGAAAGCAAACTCGAGCTTCTTGTGGCCGTTACTAAAGCCGAGAAGGTCGATTGGCGACAAACCATGATCGATTACTTGTGTTATAGCATTCTTCCAGAAGATCCAAAAAGAAAGACCGAAATTTGTCGTCGTGCCCCTCGCTTCCTTTACTACAAAGATACTTTGTACCGTAGATCGTTCGAGGGAGTTCTCTTGCGTTGTCTGGGGGAAGAAGAAGCGACTCAAGCTATGCAAGAAGCCCACTCTGGAGTttgtggatcacatcaatctggGCCAAAACTGCACTTTCATATAAAAAGGATGGggtattattggccaacaatgGTGAAAGATTGTTTGGACTATGCGCGAAGTTGCAAAGCATGCCAATTTCATGCAAATTTTATACACCAACCTCTTGAGGTGTTACATCCAACTGTTTcatcttggccatttgacgcttgggggCTAGACGTGGTTGGACCGCTACCGAAATCTTTTGGTGGCCACTTGTACATCTTAGCTGCAACggattacttctcaaaatgggctGAGGCTGTCGCCCTCAAAGAAGTAAAAAAGGAGAATGTGGCAAACTTCATTCGA CAACGAAACTCGTCTATGTATTATGCTGTTGCAAATGGACTAGCTGAAGCATTTAACAAGACCTTGTGCAACTTGTTAAAGAAGGTCGTCTCCAAGTCTAAAAGAGATTGGCATGATAGAATGAAAGAAACTCTTTGGGCATACCGAACGACTTATCGCACACCAACTCAAACAACTCCTTATTCTCTTATTTACGGAGCTGAAGCGGTCCTTCCACTTGAACGCCAAATACCTTCATTGCGGCTCGCTATCCAAGAAGGGCTCACTGAAGAAGAAAATGCTCGTCTACGCCTTGAAGAGTTAGAGGCCcttgatgagaaaaggctggAAGCTCAGCAAAgccttgaatgttatcaagctcGTCTTTCCCGTGCTTTCAATAAAAAGGTTCGCCTGAGGTCCTTCCAAGTTGGTGATCAAGTCCTGGCGGTAAGAAGACCTATTATCATATCTCATAAATCTGGAAGCAAGTTCACTTCAAAGTGGGATGGGCCATATGTTGTCCAAGAAGCCTATACAAGTGGCGCTTACAAGCTTATTGATGCAGATGGCTTGCGGATCGGTCCCATCAACGGGAAATTCTTGAAGATGTACTATCCTTGA